TACACTGGTCAGGTTCGGCAAAACTTACAGAAGAAGTATCACTTGAAGGTATGTGTTGAATGTCTTTTCCAACTgaacaagaaaacataaaagatgGAATGGTATGTATCAGATGTTGATCTGCTGAGAGAATATTGCTTCTTCTTATTGCAGATTTGTAATGTAGAATTCATTAGATgctgaaaacaaaaaacatgatGCCATAAGTCCTTTTTTACATGCATATTTTGAACAACATTGGTTCAAAGAGAAACACAGATGTGCTTGATGATGTGTAATCTATAGCAATGAAAACCTTATGAACACAATTTTAGTGTCAAATGTCAGCAATCTTCAACCAACCATGCTGTTTGGAAAACTATGTTTTCTTAATGATAGAATTCTGTATATAAAGTGCATTGTGATGCTTGTGTTACCTAGTAACATGTAGTTTgtgttttcttaataatttagtCTCCTTTTGCTTTTATGTTTTCCCCAGAGCATAAACACTGTTTTGGTTTTGATGTCTGCAGAACTCACCTTGTGATCCATGTTGTGTACACTGCTGCATGCACTGGTGTGCCTTGTGTCAAGAGCATAGGGAGATGAAGGGAAGGCTCTCTGAAAATGCTCTCTCAGGGACAACCATTGTAAGTGCTCCTCCCATTCAAGAGATGAAGTCTGGTGATAACAAGGATAATCCTGaaacctcttcttcttcttctgacAAGAACCATGACCATACTGGTTTGGAACTGCAAGTTGTATAGGGTTTTGGTGTTCACCATTTTTACATTTCTCATCTTCTTTCCCTACAAATTATGGCAACATTATAAGTACAAGGTAAGGTagttaaatgttaaattatttattacggCATcagaaaaaacaatataatatttacctTACACATTAAATCCTAATGTTTGGTGTTATTTTCGGAGTGAGTCCTCTCAAATTCAATCAGAACATTGCAGGGTAGTTCGTGAGCTTGCATAATTAGACTACAAAGATCGAGTAagattaagtaatttgaaacaaaatttcttaatgaaaaatgatattttaacactattttttgacaatattttcacactgtacacgtgtcaaaatatggttggacgatttcaaattaaaaaaacaaactttagattttctcttccaaatatactcctgcttcaacttttttaatttgaaatcgtccaaccacattttgacacgtgtatagtgtcaaaatggtgtcaaaatatcattttcctttcttaatctAGAATATAGTTAAAAAGTGTTTACTTcaaggaaaatgaaattttaacaccatttttttaacaccattttggcactgcacacatgtcaaaatgtgattggacgatttcaaattaaaaaacaaactttagtatttttcttccaaacatactcctgtctcaacttttttaatttgaaatcgtccaatcacattttgacacgtgtgcagtgtcaaaatagtgtcaaaaaatgatgttaaaatatcattttccttacttcaatgtttttttattaattgcgTGTTTAACTTAATGAGATCCTTAAAGACAAATATGCATATTTTAACTCGAATGCGACCCCTaattcattaagaaaataatataatataattatgtttacactgtattttaaaaagttcaattgttgtgaaattttatgtaataaaatatactgtcaattatttaaaaaggttGTTAGTATGATTTTGGAGACAACTGtgttagaaattaaaatattttaggcttaattatagttttgataattacattttataaaattacagtTTTGGTCtatcattttacaattttagtccccctttttttttaagtatttgtaattttgtttgatttgctATTTTGAAAACATGGACGATTATTACAtaataagtttgaaaataaaactaatatatatatatatatatatatatatatatatatatatataaaagaactaAGAAAATCTAGTgtgtttaaaataatgagaaacaTTGATAAAGAGGCtcaaaagtataattatttcttttaccttcaatatattttgaatatttttatttattactttccttttgacattttaatgaattaaaatatgtacttatttaattttcaagttATCATATTAAACAATACTTAAATAGTCAACATTGAGCAAAACtgaacattttcaaaactaaaaataaagcaaagtttactataaattaaaaactcatgAGTTTTTATCATTATAGTTTATCAACATTACTTCTAAGTATATCATtggttttcattaaaaaaaaaaagttatagtaTAGGCCaagttttgtaattaaaaagtaaatacataaaatggaaaataaaaataaaagtacagggaaaataaaatattggtcCTTCTGTAGTGAGACATCAATAAGCAATGCCATGGATATAGTTTGTGGTATTGGACTCCATTGCTGTTTGAATAAGATGCACTCCAATGCTTTTCTCATTCTCCTGTAGTATGTGAAATCAATCAAAATCattatttactttctttaattaatataatcaaataataatttaatagcaGTAGTATAacaaacttaataaataataaattttaattttacaaaactaaagtttaagaaattaaaaaaaaaaaaagtgattaggAGGGTGAAAGGTTACCAATGAAGTAGAAATAATTGGAAGAAGGATGAGAAGTTCTTGTAAGtactcttcttcctcttttaaGGTTGTGGTTAGTTCTGTAATTTGATAAAGAATTCTTTCAACCTGCTGAAATGAATAACACAAGttctataattaattatctattttgtttttatttcttgaataaaaataaggcaatgataatgaaagaaaagaaaaaggtatatatatatatatatatatacctttgtGTGGTATTTTGTGATCAATGGTTCCAAATTCTCCATTACTGTAATGGCTGAATTCAGTGCATCAGAAATGGATTCTGTGTCTACCTGTcgacaaagaaagaaaatattagttgatatatctaatttttttacatttatttaatattatttttagttattttttattttttattttgaaaaaatataaaaatatataaaatatatatttttatgactattttatcttGAAAATCAAATAGGAAAATCACTTTAGCTTCAATATTTCGACCAAAATTGTtctaaatattagaaaataattaaaaacataattaaacataatGAACATTACCTTAAGGTAGGTCAAAGGGATTATGTTGGAGAATGCTGAcaattttcttgtcaatttGGCAACAGATTCTTGATTTCTTCTCTCTAATTGAGCCCATTCACTCAGAAGATACAGTTGTCCATTCAGAATTTTATAAAGCTTCATCACATCTTTCACCTTTCGCAGTTCAACTCTTTTTTCTGTTCTTATCTTTCTCAGTTTCACAATTCCAACCCATACTGCAAACAATTGTATCtgaaataatatacaaaaatttgtattttaaaaccattaatcattatatttacatatatatatataaaagaaaatatgtttttaacaatttttttacaatcgTCTACGTTATACATCGTTTAGTTTctgattgatccgttttaaatatacaaCTACTAATAAAATAGTAGCATAAATGCAGAAAGAACTTACCTCGACCATAGTCTTGACATTAGCCATGGAAACGTTTGCTCTGGCATTGATAAACCTCCATTGCAAAAGTCTATTATGCAAAACCCTAAACTGATGGTACTCTTCCTCTTGCACCGGTGACACTTTCTTTTGCTTGAAGTACTTCAAAACCTTATTAACACTGCCACCAACACCATTGTTAACACTAAATGATGTTTTAGTCTGTGGTTGAGGCCATATCGGAGATCCCAATGACCATCTTCCCGGCGAAAGCGCCCATGCCGAAGGAGATTTTACTGATGATGAGCTCCTCTTTGAAGCTCCAacgttattattattattattatcaggGCTAACACCTCGTTGCAAGAACTTGCCAAAGCTGTCATCTTTATGTTTCTTGTCTTGAACCCTAGTATTTGTTTGCTTGTTGGATGTAGGTTTTAGGTTCATGTTGTTCCCTTCATTGTCGTtggttgttcttgttcttgATGTCGACTTCGAACGTTGTATACCAGTCATGGTGAATCTTTCACTAGAGCTGAACCTACCAGAACTTCTCTCCGGAGTAGTTGTAGCTGCGGCGGCAGAGCCATTGCCACTTCGACTCCGGACGAGCCGAGGTGATGGTGGCACCACCGTGAGGTGGTTCCGGCAAGAACAACTGTGGAAAGGTTTGTCCATTGATAGTGTATATGGTTTTGGTACGAAtatcattcaaaatatatatatatatacatacatacatacatacatatatatatatatatatatatatatatatatatatatgtatgtgtgtgtgtgtgatagaATAGAGAGGTTAATTAGAAGTTGGAAGCACGTTAAGTAGGAAGAACGTTGAATACGTAGATGTCTCCACGCCATGCAAAAGTGTTTGCACGTATACTATGGAAGTTGAAATGTCttaatatatatactattttttcatctataattaataatttgtatataatatataattcatgAATAAGCAATCAttagttaatttgtttaatacgatcaaaaacattttttttttctgaacttttaaaataaactttatgaCTTGAGTCGTGTGGATGGgtagtaatatttttaattcgaCCTATACGTGTTTgactttgtaaaaaaaatatttgtttcctCAAAAATTTGTGGTCAGAAATTAGTGATTTCGcagtagaaaaataattttctaacagcctttttttttataatttttttacaataatttatgTGTCAGTTATtgattatttcaaatatatggaccaataaaatagtaacatataatttattattaaaaaattgttaaaagaagttgttAACATTTAATAGTCCTTCAAAATATTGGTTTTTATGATCCTCACATTTTTCTATGTAGTTATTATTGTCTAATTAGTGttagaggaaaaaaaataaaaaaatattcttttaacaattttttacaacATACATGATAATAGTTTAGGATTGGTTCGTTTTAAACAagcaaatcaataaaataaaaacacgtAATTTATTGTGATAAATTGGTTatctaagataaaaaaaaattaagtgcataaaaaaaattgtgtagtTCTCGGCCTCTCCTTATAAACCCTCCCAACATTCTTGGCAATTTCTTCCTGAATTTCTTCTTTTGCGTaaatgtttatgttttaaattgtgaagttaaaaaatgtaaaattttatatttgaaatgtaCAATTTTCTTTCTATAATATTCAATCTAGAATACACAAGTTTTtgtatacaatataaaaaaaaattgtattgcgatacaatctaaaatatattttatattttatatttttcatattttaaattatacatttcaaaataaaagatatatgaaGACGGTTAAAATGACTAGGtactctttttttcattttttatattaaaagcgATAGAAATGTAAGGCCATTGGGCCAAGCCCATATCATCCTTTCTCTCGtccttcttcttttaatttcatttttttttctcccttttccaatttgcatctcttttcttttctctctcaaagtcatcaaattttaattcttatggTTTTCTAGAAGATATTACTAGCTAGAGGTAGCTGGAAAGAActtttatctaaataatttctatttcaaaataagtttGTTTTATTCTATGATTtctatgttatttataattaaaatctattggtaattaatttactttttatcaatttgtattattagaaatattaaatttatcgaTGAAAAGTTTTGTCGATTAGTAAATTGACTAATTGTAAACCAATTATCCATTAGTAAATTTCGTCAATATGATTATCACAGTTGCTTATTAGTAGAtgtaattatcaataattaagtgggagaattaaaatgaaattttcagattcaaatgagatattttttccattttcgaTTTGATGAGAAGCTTGATTTTCCTCTTTCTTGTATTTCTCAAAATCTtccattttctaaaaaattgcCTTAAATTCTTCCTTTCCAATGTCCCAACTTCCCATACTTTCGTTTTTCACTCAATATGGTCTTCAAAAACCCAACTTTGAGTGAGGTTTTGGCATTGTTAAGAGTGATTATAGGTGTCGGCATTGGCGTCTCTAGGACTTTCTAATGGCACTCTCAACCGAGCAATTGGTTTGTAATGTCTCACCATTCTTTCATTTGCTAGCATGTCATCATAGGGAGCAAAGATCGCTAAGGTTGTCCCAATGCACACACGTCATTGTAGGATAAGTGGGACATCAATGACGATGGGGATTCCATATTCTACCTCACTTTGGAGAATAGTCCGCTAAGGTTGTccctttttttataatttatgatgaTTGTTGTGAGTCTTGCATTGCTCTATTTGTAATTTGTTAAGATAATTGTCACAAAGACAAATAATACAACATTTATATAGATATTAACACAAACAACATTCATGTCAACAAATCATAAGACATGCAATCATTCATACTAGATTGAATCATCTAGATACATATATTGATATCAGACTCTGGCAAGTTATGCAATTGTGGTGACCTCTACAACTCTACAAAGTCATTGTCAATGAGTTTCATCCTACCACGCACAGGGTTAGTCCGTTAACACCTTTGGCCAAGGTAAAACCCTTAAATTAGGACCTTTTGCTCCTCTATAATCACATACCTCCCCCTTCTCTACTTAAAATTGGATGGTTATTAGAGTGTCAAGATAACTCTCAATATGGAATCTATACATCAATACATACACTATTGAAACATCACCGCAGAATCTCCCTAAGAGGTCCAGGGAATTATGCCAACACATATACCATACCCATCATCATCACATCTCAATACATGAATAAACACCATGTATACTTAGACATACAACAAGtacattgtaattttatttcaaacatcCATGGTAATCCACTTCAAACAAATCAAAGAATCAGAAAATTACAGAAATACACATTGATGCTCATAGTAATACTTAGCGCAATACCTCTTGCAAAAGAGAGTGCTTAGCATCAAACCTTTTGCAAAAGGTTTGTGATCAGTAACAGTCCTGACGCTCAACGTCATTCCTCTTGCAAAATGTCTCGCCTAACGACATCATTTTGTCGCTCAATGATATAAAGTAAAATGGTTTCAAACCTGTAGTGAAAAGTGACGCTCAACGATGCCTTGTCATCGCTTAGCCTCAAACCATTCGCAAAATGGTTGCTCAACGATAAAAATAGGCGCTTAGTGGTTTGGAAAAAATTGTTTCCAGACTTGCATAACCAAGCTTGTGTTCAACGCCATACTAGCACCACTCAACACCATATAAGAAAACAACCAACTCATATATGTGATTTGGGAAAACAGATATTTGTCCAGATGATCAAATTGGTATTTCTGACTTAATATTTGGTTCAAAAACAGGTTCCAATGTCGGAGTGCATACCAACTTGCTCAAATAGTCAAATTCTTAGTCCTTCAGTTCAATAccaattcaaacaaattataagCAATATACAACAAATGCAACACATATAAATTACTAAGAATTCAACTAGTAATTCAATCAATCTCATACAAATAAACATACGATCCCACAATTTACAACCGTCTAAAGTTCTAAAACAAGATAATTGACTTTCTTACCAagcaattttaaaaatcttcaaACAACTCCAAAAACTCAAGATACTTAATTTGTTCCTACCAACAATAGAAACATGATCATAGTACATTATTAGAATAACGGATAGTTATTTTTtaccattatttatttttaaaatgattaatttttttaaaaaaataatcacttaaaaggtaaaattaaaaaaatgtgaataaaaaaaggaattatataatatataattaatgataacGGTTAGTGCTATAACAAATAACTGAATCcgtacatatttattattattttgacttACAGAGTGGCTATAAACCAGTGACAAAATTTTCTTCGTAGGTGCCACATTTTGCACCAAAAAATGCCCACATACCATATTTAACACAAAGTTAACACATGTTACACTACAAACCTAGAATTCGGTTTTTACAGAATGGaaagtaaaattttaacaccattttttgacaccattttgacattgcacacgtgtcaaaatatgattggatgatttcaaattaaaaaacaaactttggtttttctcttccaaatatatccgtgcctcaacttttttaatttgaaattgtccaatcacatcttaacacgtgtgcagtgtcaaaatagtgtcaaaaaatgatgttaaaatatcattgtccaatcGAATTCCAGTCacattgtttaaattaaaaagaaaaattaaagaaattgattaattaaaaaaataatattttaaatatatttttagtattttgagtatttaaataaatttataattataataaatattaagactttgttttataagttttaaatacaataaaatttttaattataataaaacttcaaaatttaaatgttgaattaaattagtgattaaatgaatttataattaaatgaagttgtagcttaattatataaaatttggaaTAATGTATACAtatttgagaaattattttgtttgatctattttatttacataactAATTGATATAAGATATATGctattgttaattttaatagataatttaaaGTTCAATGAATCGATTTAAATGAATGAGATAAGGGTTAATATGTATTTTTCAATGTTTAATTACGTAAaacatttatgtaaaaaattaatttaaataattagtcatacttatataatttaatttttttcaacaaaaacattatacctacaaaaaatttgaaaatctcatttttataaCAATGATACGGAAACAATTTAATGGATATAcagttcaaattattttttttaataaaattgaaatttaatatttatgtttattttattatcattttaacggtaatagaataaaatttacaaaGGTTAGAccaaatctgaaaaaaaaaatcatttccatttttcattttcaatataattaatcataattgaataatttaataaattattattgtttaatgaaatgttatatttaacctgcaattattataaaaacacctgtgtcttaaatttatttattaaatttttaaaaaattattaaacttgaaatatatataGAGAAAGGACctgaatttattaattatatatatatatatattacgtaATCGATTCTCTCCCATGTTAATTAATACATaatcaacatatatataatcaataaacTCAATATCTATAAACTGTTCTTCTtcctatatatatttatttgtaaccCAACCTTACAAATTAGATAATTAGATAGCACTTGACATGTGATAGATTTATAatcacatataaaaatattaatcttaatttaatttctccAACCTATGTATTTTCTTAAAGGAAATACATATATTAGAACTTTGTACCTTGTAACTTAGCTTGTAGATGTTGATTATTGTTTGTGTACTCATAATCATATCAataattcaatttctaaaaGGAAATATAATCCATATTAAATGGTAGAGAACAAATTGagtaattaaatagaaaataaacaacatgaaatataaagaaaaaaattaaatttatgaagaTGTATATCAAAAGATAACAAAGTGGTGAGTTGAAAATATGGTAAAAAATATAGTAAGGTGAGTTTAATGAATATGTTGTAAAACTcttattatatactaatttgGTATAACTTTAGTGTCATTATTGgtaaattcattaattaaaaattagaaaaaaaaaggaaaaaaagaggaagaatgGTGAAATTTGTCTGTagtggaagaagaaaacaaaaagaaaaaaaagaaaatgattggaaaataataaaaagaaaatagagacccacaagaaaaaaaaggttgttAAGATATAGATATAGATTATAGGGAGAAAGCTACACAAACAATGCCGAACGCCAAACACgccccaacaacaacaacactctgCTCCCCTTCACTGATAATCGGGAATGCGAAGCTTCTTAACACCACCACCTCTTCCTCCAAACGATGTCGTTTCACTCCAACTCCAAAACCAACCCTAGTTTCGCTCCTCAGCCACCGTTAAATCCCTGGCTCAActccgccgccgccgccgccgtaGCTGAACCACTCAACCCTATGGTCCTCGCCATGCACCTCTCCGACCCCAAATCCAAAACCCTAATCCCCAATTCCACGCTGATACTAATGGACCGAACACTGCTGCTCTCCGACGAGATTCTCATCAGAATCTTCCAGAAGCTTCCTGATTCGCAGCGAAACTCGAATTCTCTCGTCTGCAAGCGCTGGATGAACCTCCAGGGTCGGTTGGTCCGAACCTTGCGGGTCCTCGACTGGAACTTCGTGCTCTCGGGTCGGTTAACCCACCGCTTCCCGAACCTCAACCACGTCGATTTGGTTCCGGGTTCGTTCGCTTCACCGCAAGACTTGGCCAACATTGTAGTGAGTCACAAGCAGGTTTCGCTGCGCGTGGATTCCACGTGGAGCGTGGGAAATCTGTTGCCTAGTGAGGCCGTTGACGCGGGTCTCAGATCGCTCTCGGGCGGCTGCCCCAATCTACGGAAGCTCGAGGTCGCCGGTGCTAGCGAGGCTGGGATTTCGACTGTCGGTTCTGAGTGCGCCACGCTGCAGGAGCTCGAGCTGCAGCGGTGCGACGACGCCGTCTTGCGCGGCGTTGCGGCGTGTCGGAATTTGCAGATTTTGAAATTGGTTGGGAGTTTGAAAGGGTTCTATGATTCCGTGGTTTCGGATATTGGGTTAACGATTCTGGCGCAGGGGTGTAGGAGGCTGGTGAAGTTGGAGCTTGTTGGGTGTGAGGGGAGTTTCGATGGGGTTAAGGCGATTGGGCAGTGCTGTGTGATGTTGGAGGAGTTGGTGATTGTTGATCATAGGATGGATGATGGGTGGCTCGCGGGGCTTTCGTTTTGCGAAAAtttgaagactttgaggatTCAGTCGTGTAAAGTGATTGATAGAAGTCCTGGATTGGAGGAGCATTTGGGGTGCTGTGAGGCCCTTGAAAGGTTGCATTTGCAGCAATGCCAGTTAAGGGATAGGAATGGCGTGGGAGCGTTGTTTTCGGTGTGTAGGAATGCTAGGGACATTGTTCTTCAGGATTGCTGGGGGTTGGATAATAGCACCTTGAGTTTGGCTATTGTTTGCAGGTAATGTATTTAATTGGGGatcttttattatcttttcaaCTTGGATGCAGTTTGTTAGGTTTTCAATTCTTTTCAATTAGAATTGCAGTTTTATTTCGGTAATTAGTGTAATGATTGTTTGCATTAAATGCTAACATGTGTAACTGAAGTGGAATTATTATTCTGATCGGAGAACTATGTGAAAAACACTTCAGAAACTGGATCTAAGTTTTgtcctaatttttttctcaggttaatttttcctttgaatttgaatttgtaaatgTGCAAATGGATTTGCCCCGTGGTAAAATTgggttttcctttttctaataaaattttaaaaaaattgtaatatgaGAAAACAAAGACAGGAATCAGGATTGAATTAAAATGCATTGAGCAGGGTAAAGAGTTCTTGTTCTGCAAATGGGTTGCCAGTATTAGGAAGGATTGTCGtgtatttgtaaaattattgttttttgtaataattactttaaaatttatatattttagctGAATTCTTGTAGTATACTAagcttatatatattatagcattttttaaaatttatgtatgttgatttgaatttttgaattataatagtttattaaatcgacactttttaaattatggatAATGTACTTTTGTTTTCCTGCTTTAAACATTTTCCCGCTTCAATAAAGTcaaattgatgaaatttttgtAGTGTGTAGGTGTAAAATTGTGTTACTAGCATGGCATCGTCTATAGCGAGAAATCTTAAAGCTTTATGAAGTTGAAAATAAGTACTTGTAACTTGTGGTTTCATTGTGGTCCAGGagtttatattactttttagaGTTTATCTTAAAGTTTTCCTTTTTGTGATCTTCAATCGGGGatcactttattttaaaacgtacGATTTCTTGCAGCATCAAAGACACAGATAGTACTGATATCTTTATgcttaaattatttatcatataacaTATCTTTACTTTATTGCAGCATTGAATTGTTTATCATCAAAGAACAGTTATGCAATCCTTAGTGGATAAGTTATACAGATGTGTTGTCGATAAACTGAGATTATTTGTTAATTACATTACAGTTGTTACTGGTCTATTTTCAGGCGGGTGAAATTGTTTTACGTGGAAGGATGCTCGTTGCTTACAACAGAAGGTTTGGAGTCCGTAATTGAGCATTGGAAAGAGCTAGAGTGCCTTAGAGTAGAGtcatgtaaaaatataaaggatagTGATATCTCTCCTGAACTTGCAACCTTGTTTTCTACTCTGAAAGAGTTGAAATGGAGGCCAGATACAAAATACCTGTTCCCTTCTGATATGGGCATTGGCATGGGAAAGAAAGGTGGTAAATTTTTTAAGAGAACATGATATGATACATCCTTATTCACTGTGTAGCAGAATCTAGGCCATGGTATTAGGAACATATCATATATATTCTCACTCACTGATTATAGTGAAATTTGTACCATTTTGTGATCACGTAGTTTAGTTTAGATGATTCATAACTAGAATATATCATTGATAAGGGGAGATTGTTACTTCTATTTCTACCCTTTCACCAACAGTGTAATTACCTATAAGCCCAACCCACTTGATTCCATGTTGAAATAGGGTAACATGTTCCTCTGCAGCTTTTACTGTTCTTTTGTTTCTGCAACTAGAATAAGGAACATAACCAAAGATGTAATTGTATGTATGCAGAACACACAGATGACT
This DNA window, taken from Vigna radiata var. radiata cultivar VC1973A chromosome 5, Vradiata_ver6, whole genome shotgun sequence, encodes the following:
- the LOC106759892 gene encoding F-box protein At5g07670, which produces MSFHSNSKTNPSFAPQPPLNPWLNSAAAAAVAEPLNPMVLAMHLSDPKSKTLIPNSTLILMDRTLLLSDEILIRIFQKLPDSQRNSNSLVCKRWMNLQGRLVRTLRVLDWNFVLSGRLTHRFPNLNHVDLVPGSFASPQDLANIVVSHKQVSLRVDSTWSVGNLLPSEAVDAGLRSLSGGCPNLRKLEVAGASEAGISTVGSECATLQELELQRCDDAVLRGVAACRNLQILKLVGSLKGFYDSVVSDIGLTILAQGCRRLVKLELVGCEGSFDGVKAIGQCCVMLEELVIVDHRMDDGWLAGLSFCENLKTLRIQSCKVIDRSPGLEEHLGCCEALERLHLQQCQLRDRNGVGALFSVCRNARDIVLQDCWGLDNSTLSLAIVCRRVKLFYVEGCSLLTTEGLESVIEHWKELECLRVESCKNIKDSDISPELATLFSTLKELKWRPDTKYLFPSDMGIGMGKKGGKFFKRT
- the LOC106760638 gene encoding QWRF motif-containing protein 7 → MDKPFHSCSCRNHLTVVPPSPRLVRSRSGNGSAAAATTTPERSSGRFSSSERFTMTGIQRSKSTSRTRTTNDNEGNNMNLKPTSNKQTNTRVQDKKHKDDSFGKFLQRGVSPDNNNNNNVGASKRSSSSVKSPSAWALSPGRWSLGSPIWPQPQTKTSFSVNNGVGGSVNKVLKYFKQKKVSPVQEEEYHQFRVLHNRLLQWRFINARANVSMANVKTMVEIQLFAVWVGIVKLRKIRTEKRVELRKVKDVMKLYKILNGQLYLLSEWAQLERRNQESVAKLTRKLSAFSNIIPLTYLKVDTESISDALNSAITVMENLEPLITKYHTKQVERILYQITELTTTLKEEEEYLQELLILLPIISTSLENEKSIGVHLIQTAMESNTTNYIHGIAY